From Echinicola soli, a single genomic window includes:
- a CDS encoding AAA family ATPase: MITYIKINGFKSFHNFEMEFTPFTIIAGANASGKSNLFDALMLLSRLAEVDLRTAFSEQRGNAIELFTMYDEGIYSKTMDFTVEMLLNRKVKDKWGGEENLNNTRLRYNLSISRKENRLGFEDLFITHESLEKIRPLEDKWQKKFEDASIFSRTLRAGGSREPFIKTTKEGEKVAIKIRQDGKQGGKVTPADTISQTVLGGIVNVDFPHVYGAKEEMLSWKFLQLNPKHLSEPTNQEPGIKDEITSSGANLASTLYRVSLEDGVAIREISRKLNSFLPNFTRVNIIDDKPNRQYIIKLKGVDGKEYSSRVLSEGTLRLLALCVLEQDRRHTGLLCFEEPENGIHPYRLQTMLDLLKDLTADFKETEMPLRQVIVNTHSPVLINEIIKWNDSGLVSVNFSEIRTNIVNTEYGKKKLNATRILPVIKDISTQETIGFSSADRKLTIATVKKYLETVDFDESTSLVNKL, from the coding sequence ATGATTACATACATAAAGATAAATGGCTTCAAATCATTTCATAATTTTGAAATGGAATTCACCCCTTTTACAATTATAGCGGGAGCAAATGCATCAGGTAAAAGTAATCTTTTTGACGCACTTATGCTCTTGTCAAGATTGGCTGAGGTAGATTTGAGGACAGCTTTTTCTGAGCAAAGGGGGAATGCGATAGAGCTTTTTACCATGTATGATGAAGGTATTTATTCCAAAACAATGGATTTCACCGTAGAAATGCTCTTGAATAGAAAAGTAAAAGATAAATGGGGAGGAGAAGAGAATTTAAATAATACACGGTTAAGATATAATCTAAGTATTAGTAGAAAAGAGAATAGGCTAGGTTTTGAGGATTTGTTTATAACACATGAAAGTTTGGAGAAAATCAGGCCTTTGGAAGATAAATGGCAAAAGAAATTTGAAGATGCCAGTATTTTTTCTAGAACATTAAGAGCTGGTGGTTCAAGAGAACCTTTTATCAAAACGACAAAAGAAGGAGAAAAAGTTGCAATAAAGATCAGGCAGGATGGAAAACAAGGAGGGAAAGTCACGCCAGCGGATACCATTTCACAAACTGTTTTGGGAGGAATAGTAAATGTTGATTTCCCCCATGTTTACGGCGCAAAAGAAGAGATGTTATCTTGGAAATTTCTTCAATTGAATCCGAAGCATTTGAGTGAGCCAACGAATCAGGAACCTGGAATAAAGGATGAAATTACGTCAAGTGGAGCAAATTTAGCTTCAACTTTGTATCGGGTTTCTTTAGAAGATGGGGTGGCAATTAGAGAAATTTCAAGGAAACTGAATTCCTTTTTACCTAATTTCACCAGGGTAAATATTATTGATGATAAACCCAATAGGCAATATATCATTAAACTGAAAGGAGTAGATGGAAAGGAATATTCATCAAGAGTTTTGTCAGAAGGCACATTGAGACTGTTGGCACTATGTGTACTTGAGCAAGATCGAAGACATACCGGCTTATTGTGTTTTGAGGAACCTGAAAACGGAATTCATCCTTATCGTTTACAGACGATGCTTGATCTGCTTAAGGATTTGACCGCTGATTTTAAAGAAACCGAAATGCCCTTAAGGCAGGTTATTGTTAATACACATTCCCCTGTTTTGATAAACGAAATAATAAAATGGAATGATAGTGGATTAGTATCAGTTAATTTTTCTGAAATCAGGACAAATATTGTTAATACGGAATATGGTAAGAAGAAGCTAAATGCTACCCGAATACTTCCTGTGATTAAAGATATTTCAACTCAGGAGACTATTGGATTTTCTTCTGCTGATAGAAAGCTCACAATTGCTACCGTTAAAAAATACTTGGAAACAGTTGATTTTGATGAATCTACAAGTCTTGTTAACAAATTATGA
- a CDS encoding MaoC family dehydratase yields the protein MFIKKYYEEFELEESRETLGRTITETDIVMHAGQTGDFFPHHMDAEWCKTQPFKVRIAHGTLIFSVAVGMTAQVINEVAMTYGYERLRFTKPVFIGDTIRVKVSIKDKKDHKRPQFGLVTELVEVFNQKDELVMLCEHILLTEKKEVG from the coding sequence ATGTTTATAAAAAAGTATTACGAGGAGTTTGAACTTGAGGAGAGCAGGGAGACGCTTGGCCGGACCATCACCGAAACGGATATTGTGATGCATGCTGGGCAGACGGGAGATTTTTTTCCCCACCACATGGATGCAGAATGGTGCAAAACCCAGCCGTTTAAAGTGCGTATTGCCCATGGAACCCTGATCTTTTCTGTGGCTGTGGGGATGACAGCACAGGTAATCAACGAAGTGGCCATGACCTATGGCTATGAAAGGCTCCGCTTTACCAAACCTGTTTTTATTGGTGATACGATCCGTGTGAAGGTTTCGATAAAAGATAAAAAAGATCACAAAAGACCGCAATTTGGCCTTGTCACGGAGCTGGTGGAGGTGTTTAACCAGAAGGATGAATTGGTAATGCTTTGTGAGCACATACTGCTCACTGAAAAGAAGGAGGTAGGCTGA
- the tnpB gene encoding IS66 family insertion sequence element accessory protein TnpB (TnpB, as the term is used for proteins encoded by IS66 family insertion elements, is considered an accessory protein, since TnpC, encoded by a neighboring gene, is a DDE family transposase.) — MFSLGSQHQYFLYRSPVDMRKGFNGLYGMVINELDRDPVSGEVFVFVNRNRNLIKLLHWEKGGFVVYYKRLEKGTFLLPEERDDGVLEWPELVLMVEGIQVDGYRQRPRYTPG; from the coding sequence ATGTTTTCACTGGGCTCCCAGCACCAATATTTCCTGTACCGCAGCCCGGTGGACATGCGCAAAGGATTTAATGGGCTTTACGGGATGGTCATCAATGAACTGGACCGGGACCCGGTTTCCGGGGAGGTGTTCGTCTTTGTCAACCGCAACCGCAACCTGATCAAACTCCTGCACTGGGAGAAGGGCGGTTTCGTGGTCTATTATAAACGCCTGGAAAAAGGCACTTTCCTGCTCCCGGAGGAGCGGGACGACGGCGTGTTGGAATGGCCCGAACTGGTGCTGATGGTCGAGGGCATCCAGGTGGACGGCTACCGGCAGCGTCCCCGCTACACCCCCGGTTGA
- the tnpA gene encoding IS66 family insertion sequence element accessory protein TnpA yields MNLEEEMAALVEEFKTTGLTQKTFSAQKGIGYPKFNYWYRKLEGEHSREPTGFLPVRTRGSSLPAETVEVVYPNGVKLRVPGGDLSLLSNLIKLY; encoded by the coding sequence ATGAACCTAGAAGAAGAAATGGCCGCCCTGGTCGAAGAGTTTAAAACGACCGGTCTAACGCAGAAGACCTTCAGTGCACAAAAGGGGATCGGTTATCCCAAGTTTAATTATTGGTACCGAAAGCTGGAGGGGGAACACTCCCGGGAACCCACTGGTTTTCTACCGGTCCGTACCCGGGGCAGCAGTCTTCCAGCAGAGACAGTGGAAGTGGTCTATCCGAACGGGGTAAAGCTGCGGGTGCCTGGCGGGGACCTATCGCTGTTGTCGAACCTGATCAAACTCTACTGA
- a CDS encoding ABC transporter substrate-binding protein yields MAKKILKGMTWGHSRGISPLQAFAQRFNQLYPDTEIQWRQRTLQEFADYPIEKLTESYDLLIIDHPWVGCAAATNCVLPLDEYLPADFLANQAENHVGRSHQSYHYGGHQWALAIDAATPVPSYRKDLLEEQNATVPKSWNEVMALAKKGKVAAPAIPIDLLMNFYMFCQAHGQEPFLSSEEVIDKDTGLKALETMKAFYSLLDRKLFDANPIRVAEYMSMGDDYWYCPFAYGYSNYARDGYSKHLLTYGNLVDFAPGNRLRSTIGGTGLAVSAFSEHQEEALLFAQMIMSEKYQSTEYVLNGGQPGHRKAWLSEQANGISHNYFKNTLESLDASYMRPRYNGYLHFQDHAGDPIREYMMGAGSPETVLDRINEIYQVSQRPVAHES; encoded by the coding sequence ATGGCAAAGAAAATATTAAAAGGAATGACCTGGGGGCATTCAAGGGGGATTTCTCCCTTGCAGGCGTTTGCCCAGCGGTTTAATCAGCTGTATCCTGATACTGAAATACAATGGCGGCAGCGGACATTACAGGAGTTTGCTGATTATCCCATTGAGAAATTGACGGAGAGTTATGACCTGTTGATCATTGACCATCCCTGGGTGGGCTGTGCGGCAGCGACCAATTGTGTGCTTCCGTTGGACGAGTATTTACCGGCGGATTTTTTGGCCAATCAGGCAGAAAACCATGTTGGTCGGTCACACCAGAGTTATCATTACGGAGGACACCAATGGGCGTTGGCGATCGATGCGGCTACACCGGTGCCGAGCTATAGGAAAGACTTGCTGGAAGAACAAAATGCGACAGTACCAAAGAGTTGGAATGAGGTAATGGCTTTGGCGAAGAAGGGGAAAGTGGCGGCTCCGGCCATTCCAATAGACCTGCTGATGAACTTTTACATGTTTTGCCAGGCACATGGTCAGGAGCCTTTTCTCAGTAGCGAAGAGGTGATAGACAAAGACACAGGGCTGAAAGCATTGGAAACCATGAAGGCATTTTATAGTCTGTTGGACAGAAAATTGTTTGATGCCAATCCTATCAGGGTGGCGGAATACATGTCCATGGGGGATGATTATTGGTACTGCCCTTTTGCCTATGGCTATTCCAATTATGCCAGGGATGGCTATAGTAAGCATTTGTTGACCTATGGCAATTTAGTGGATTTTGCCCCCGGTAATAGATTAAGGAGCACCATCGGAGGAACAGGACTGGCTGTTTCGGCCTTTAGTGAACACCAAGAGGAAGCATTGCTGTTTGCGCAAATGATCATGTCCGAAAAATACCAATCCACAGAGTATGTCCTCAATGGCGGCCAACCAGGCCATCGCAAAGCATGGCTCAGTGAACAGGCCAATGGCATCTCGCATAATTACTTCAAAAACACCTTGGAATCCCTGGATGCTTCCTATATGCGTCCACGGTATAATGGTTACCTGCATTTTCAGGACCATGCAGGAGATCCTATCAGGGAATATATGATGGGGGCAGGAAGCCCAGAGACAGTCCTTGACCGCATCAATGAAATTTATCAAGTCTCCCAGCGACCTGTTGCCCATGAGTCCTGA
- a CDS encoding alpha-L-rhamnosidase-related protein, protein MTTQKKNNKPQMETRKYTILLLLFVMCFATVKAQEKAPQATWIWYPGDYEIWLSNKMQARRTERGAFLPPLWRYYSPYALVTFRKEFTLPAEDEISIFTEGQFKLQIDGKQQHGSSQKVTIPAGKHSIVIKVYNQERVPAVFIQGDHLVTDESWKVTFEDKEWIDETGKASDQSGTNWEAVGTWNFNTPDDLPSAFRLATTPQYAKEVTPVGEGELVDFGKETFGYIRFHGLKGEGNVNVYYGESEEEALDSAFCETLDYLSFDGRQETEYTIENSKAFRYVQVQHDPGVSYDSVSMLYEYLPVEYRGEWNSSDELLNEIWDVSAYTMHLNTREFFLDGIKRDRWIWSGDAYQSYLMNYYLFFDNASVRRTLLALRGKEPVSSHMNTIMDYSFYWFVGIYDYYLYSGDEAFIKNFYPRMVSMMDFCLERRNENGMMEGLPGDWIFIDWADGLSKQGEVSFEQMLLARSLEAMAVSAEIAGDQEGHEKYQKLADEMKAKLFEVFWSEDRQAIMHQRVDGKVLDNVTRYANMFGIFFDYFSNDQKQSVKQSVLLNDNVQKITTPYMRFYELEALCAMGEQEFVLDEIRDYWGGMLDLGATSFWEKYDPGESGAEHLAMYGRPYGKSLCHAWGASPIYLFGKYYLGVKPLSAGYETYEISPVLGGLEWMEGKVPTPDGDISVYCSTKEIKVSADHGQGILKFKSKSKPKTDHGQIKALGNDEYELVIAAGKEYMVKYKAVK, encoded by the coding sequence ATGACCACTCAGAAGAAAAACAATAAACCTCAGATGGAAACCCGAAAATATACCATTCTCTTATTACTTTTTGTGATGTGCTTTGCTACTGTAAAGGCGCAGGAAAAAGCCCCTCAAGCCACTTGGATATGGTATCCAGGAGATTACGAGATTTGGCTGAGCAATAAAATGCAGGCCCGGAGAACTGAGCGGGGTGCTTTTTTGCCACCTTTGTGGCGGTATTACAGCCCTTATGCATTGGTGACCTTCAGAAAAGAATTTACGCTTCCTGCTGAAGATGAAATTTCCATCTTTACAGAAGGTCAGTTCAAACTTCAGATTGATGGAAAGCAGCAGCATGGATCTTCACAAAAAGTAACCATTCCTGCTGGCAAACATAGCATTGTCATTAAAGTATATAACCAAGAACGTGTGCCCGCAGTGTTTATTCAGGGTGACCATTTGGTGACAGATGAAAGCTGGAAGGTGACTTTTGAAGATAAGGAGTGGATTGATGAGACGGGAAAAGCTTCGGATCAGTCCGGGACCAACTGGGAAGCGGTAGGAACCTGGAATTTCAATACCCCCGATGATTTGCCCTCTGCGTTTAGGCTGGCCACCACACCACAATATGCCAAAGAAGTGACACCTGTAGGGGAGGGCGAATTGGTCGATTTTGGTAAAGAGACCTTTGGTTATATCCGATTCCATGGACTGAAGGGCGAAGGAAATGTCAATGTCTATTACGGGGAGTCGGAAGAAGAGGCCTTGGACAGTGCCTTTTGTGAAACCCTCGATTACCTGAGTTTTGATGGCCGTCAAGAAACTGAATATACGATCGAAAATTCCAAAGCCTTTCGCTATGTGCAGGTGCAGCATGATCCAGGAGTGAGCTACGATTCTGTTTCGATGCTTTATGAATACTTGCCTGTGGAATACCGTGGAGAATGGAACAGTTCGGATGAACTGTTGAATGAGATTTGGGATGTATCGGCTTATACCATGCATCTGAATACCCGCGAATTTTTTCTGGATGGCATCAAACGTGACCGTTGGATCTGGTCGGGGGATGCCTATCAGAGCTACCTGATGAATTACTACCTGTTCTTTGATAATGCTTCTGTTCGGAGAACACTGCTGGCATTGCGTGGCAAGGAGCCGGTTTCAAGTCATATGAACACCATTATGGACTATTCTTTTTACTGGTTTGTGGGGATATATGATTATTACCTGTATTCCGGTGATGAAGCATTTATCAAGAACTTTTACCCTCGAATGGTAAGTATGATGGACTTTTGCCTGGAACGAAGGAATGAAAACGGTATGATGGAAGGCCTGCCGGGAGATTGGATTTTCATCGACTGGGCTGATGGGCTGAGCAAGCAGGGAGAAGTGAGTTTTGAGCAGATGTTGCTGGCAAGAAGCCTGGAAGCCATGGCAGTAAGTGCGGAGATTGCCGGTGATCAGGAAGGGCATGAGAAATACCAAAAACTTGCAGATGAAATGAAAGCCAAGCTGTTTGAAGTGTTTTGGTCGGAAGACCGGCAGGCGATCATGCACCAGCGCGTCGATGGTAAAGTGCTCGATAATGTCACCCGCTATGCCAATATGTTCGGGATATTCTTTGATTACTTTTCCAATGACCAAAAGCAGTCCGTCAAACAGTCGGTTTTGCTGAACGACAATGTCCAAAAAATTACCACACCCTACATGCGGTTTTATGAGCTGGAAGCACTATGTGCCATGGGTGAGCAGGAATTTGTGCTGGATGAAATCAGGGATTACTGGGGGGGAATGCTGGATCTTGGGGCCACTTCTTTTTGGGAAAAATATGATCCGGGCGAATCCGGTGCCGAGCACTTGGCCATGTATGGAAGACCTTATGGTAAGAGCCTTTGCCATGCTTGGGGAGCCAGTCCTATTTACCTGTTTGGAAAATACTATTTGGGTGTAAAGCCCCTTTCGGCAGGCTATGAAACCTATGAAATCAGTCCTGTGCTGGGAGGTTTGGAATGGATGGAAGGGAAAGTGCCTACACCTGATGGTGATATTTCCGTGTATTGCTCCACCAAAGAGATCAAGGTCTCTGCTGATCATGGACAGGGCATCCTGAAGTTTAAAAGTAAGTCCAAACCGAAAACTGACCACGGTCAGATCAAGGCTTTGGGCAATGATGAATATGAATTGGTGATAGCCGCAGGGAAAGAATATATGGTGAAATATAAGGCGGTGAAGTAG
- a CDS encoding glycoside hydrolase family 2 TIM barrel-domain containing protein: protein MIRSRRINKLFLGLVSIFAMSGLKAQETETQYLSGKGYQDTKEWEFKISGGRNSGEWSTISVPSVWEQEGFGKYQYGIKFYGKPFPDGIADEVGQYKYTFDVPREWENKIVRVVFDGSMTDTEVKINGRSAGDKHQGAFYRFKYDITDLLKYGKENLLEVTVSKESTNASVNLAERRADYWNFGGIFRPVFLEAFPAKFIDRTAIDAQADGDFRAEVFLGNASSEDMRVVAQVTDEQGKEVGKPLASSFTVGGDKAVLKGRFGDVNLWTAETPNLYHIQFSLFDGDELVHQTDDRFGFRTIELKASDGIYINGQRVLMKGVNKHSFWPESGRTLNKELNYADARLIKEMNMNSVRLSHYPSDPEFLDACDELGLYVLHELGGWHGHYDEAIGMKLVESLVTRDVNHPSVIFWDNGNEGGWNTALDDEFAKWDPQNRPVLHPQQLLSGVETMHYRSYGETEEYFRGDYIFMPTEFLHGLYDGGHGAGLYDYWEMMRKHPRSGGGFLWVFADEGIARTDQDGRIDNQGNFGADGIVGPHHEKEGSFFTIKEVWSPVMVMHEDLLTSDFDGVFEVENRYDFTNLNACTFQWSLAEFYDLEAGKSGHKVTKSGEMKGPDVAPHEAGNLSIPLPANWQESDVLYLTAKDPEGKELWTWHFTWDKPRQYLQAGSGAVDLQETSSGYVVTSGNLEMEISKENGQITSVKAAGKRISFGGGPRFVAARRGDRTLDGTINPDFEKGMDRIYKELDLEQEFRGITAKKEGGNVVVKAHYFGPLQEVTWSVQPGGLVQLDYVYEYNGVVELMGVSFDYPEDKVKAIRWLGEGPYRVWQNRVHGTTLDIWGNDYNDPIPGESFVYPEFKGYFHDWHWMALQTEEGEILMANDQPDNYLGVFTPRDGRDALLYTLPQTGLAVFNVIPGVRNKVNATDLVGPSSQPQWVSGPKEGRVYFKFKAN from the coding sequence ATGATCAGATCAAGACGTATCAATAAGCTGTTTTTGGGACTGGTATCCATTTTTGCGATGTCAGGATTGAAAGCACAGGAAACGGAAACCCAATACCTGTCCGGCAAGGGCTATCAGGATACCAAAGAATGGGAATTTAAGATTTCCGGAGGAAGAAACAGTGGTGAGTGGAGCACGATCAGTGTGCCCTCTGTCTGGGAGCAAGAGGGTTTTGGGAAGTACCAGTATGGGATTAAATTTTACGGTAAGCCGTTTCCGGATGGGATTGCCGATGAAGTAGGCCAGTACAAATACACCTTTGACGTTCCCCGGGAATGGGAAAACAAGATCGTCAGAGTTGTTTTCGATGGCTCCATGACCGATACGGAAGTAAAGATCAACGGCCGGTCGGCAGGAGATAAACACCAAGGGGCATTTTATCGCTTCAAATACGATATTACAGACCTGCTGAAGTACGGAAAAGAGAATTTGCTGGAAGTTACAGTGAGCAAGGAATCCACAAATGCCAGTGTCAACCTGGCGGAGCGGAGGGCCGATTACTGGAATTTCGGCGGGATTTTCCGTCCGGTATTTTTGGAAGCTTTTCCGGCCAAATTCATTGATCGTACCGCGATAGACGCACAGGCAGATGGTGATTTCAGAGCAGAAGTCTTTTTGGGCAATGCCAGCTCAGAGGATATGAGAGTGGTGGCCCAAGTGACCGATGAGCAGGGAAAGGAAGTAGGGAAACCATTGGCGTCGAGTTTTACCGTAGGTGGCGATAAAGCCGTACTTAAAGGCCGTTTTGGAGATGTCAATCTCTGGACAGCTGAGACGCCAAACCTTTATCATATCCAATTTTCACTTTTTGATGGGGATGAGCTGGTGCACCAGACCGATGACCGTTTTGGTTTTCGCACCATTGAGTTGAAAGCCAGTGATGGCATTTATATCAATGGCCAGCGGGTGTTGATGAAGGGGGTGAACAAGCACAGCTTCTGGCCCGAATCAGGAAGGACATTGAACAAGGAACTCAATTATGCCGATGCCAGGCTGATCAAGGAAATGAACATGAATTCGGTGAGGCTTTCCCACTATCCATCCGATCCTGAGTTTTTGGATGCCTGTGATGAACTGGGTCTTTATGTGCTGCATGAGCTGGGCGGTTGGCATGGCCACTATGATGAGGCAATCGGGATGAAATTGGTAGAATCCTTGGTGACACGTGATGTAAACCATCCAAGTGTGATCTTCTGGGACAATGGCAACGAAGGTGGCTGGAATACTGCTCTGGATGATGAGTTTGCCAAATGGGATCCTCAAAACCGTCCTGTGCTGCATCCGCAGCAATTGCTCAGTGGTGTGGAGACGATGCACTATCGCTCCTATGGCGAGACGGAGGAATACTTCAGAGGTGACTATATCTTTATGCCGACGGAATTTTTACACGGTCTGTACGATGGCGGGCATGGTGCTGGCCTGTATGATTATTGGGAAATGATGCGCAAACATCCCCGAAGTGGTGGTGGTTTTCTATGGGTTTTTGCTGATGAGGGGATTGCCCGTACCGATCAGGATGGCCGTATCGATAATCAAGGCAACTTCGGAGCTGATGGCATTGTAGGGCCACACCATGAAAAAGAAGGTAGTTTCTTTACCATCAAGGAAGTCTGGTCACCAGTGATGGTGATGCACGAAGATCTATTGACGAGTGACTTTGATGGCGTTTTTGAAGTAGAAAACAGGTATGATTTCACCAATTTGAATGCCTGTACTTTCCAATGGTCCCTAGCGGAATTTTATGACCTGGAAGCAGGAAAAAGTGGACATAAGGTAACCAAATCTGGTGAAATGAAAGGCCCTGATGTGGCACCACATGAAGCGGGGAACTTGTCCATACCATTGCCGGCAAATTGGCAAGAGTCTGATGTGCTTTACCTAACCGCAAAGGATCCAGAAGGCAAGGAGCTTTGGACCTGGCATTTCACTTGGGATAAACCGCGTCAATATTTACAGGCCGGTTCAGGAGCAGTGGACCTGCAAGAGACTTCGTCAGGCTATGTGGTGACTTCGGGGAATTTGGAAATGGAGATTAGCAAAGAAAATGGACAAATAACCTCTGTTAAAGCTGCTGGTAAACGCATTTCTTTTGGGGGAGGACCACGATTTGTGGCTGCTAGAAGAGGTGACAGGACCCTGGATGGGACTATAAATCCGGACTTCGAAAAAGGAATGGACAGGATTTACAAAGAATTGGATTTGGAGCAAGAATTCAGGGGGATTACAGCAAAAAAAGAAGGGGGAAATGTGGTGGTTAAGGCACATTATTTTGGGCCGCTTCAGGAAGTGACCTGGTCAGTTCAGCCAGGCGGGTTGGTGCAGTTGGATTATGTTTATGAATACAATGGTGTCGTGGAATTGATGGGCGTGTCGTTTGATTATCCTGAGGACAAAGTAAAAGCGATCCGTTGGCTTGGAGAAGGGCCTTACCGTGTTTGGCAAAACCGTGTCCACGGTACCACACTGGATATCTGGGGGAACGATTATAACGACCCGATTCCCGGAGAATCTTTTGTCTACCCCGAGTTCAAAGGTTACTTTCATGATTGGCATTGGATGGCATTGCAGACTGAGGAAGGAGAGATCTTAATGGCCAATGACCAGCCGGATAATTACCTGGGCGTGTTTACTCCCAGGGATGGAAGGGATGCCCTTTTGTACACCCTGCCGCAGACGGGATTGGCCGTTTTCAATGTGATTCCCGGTGTCAGAAATAAGGTGAATGCCACCGACCTGGTAGGTCCTTCCTCCCAGCCACAATGGGTGAGCGGGCCGAAGGAAGGCAGGGTTTATTTTAAATTTAAGGCAAATTGA
- a CDS encoding DUF4276 family protein: MNLQVLLTNYDTIFIGLFTEGTTDLRFLKNVVKKAFVDIGFMECSSEMEFDIKEVRIDKSGLDFNTQVLNASRYGVDNYGISILCVHSDADSPNKILANQKVSRALENLKNSQEECCEIITPIIPVRMTEAWMIADKDL, from the coding sequence ATGAATCTACAAGTCTTGTTAACAAATTATGATACAATTTTTATAGGACTTTTTACTGAGGGGACTACAGATCTAAGATTCTTGAAAAATGTAGTAAAAAAAGCTTTCGTCGATATTGGCTTTATGGAATGTAGCAGTGAGATGGAATTTGATATTAAGGAGGTCAGAATCGATAAATCTGGGTTGGATTTCAATACTCAAGTTTTAAATGCTTCAAGATATGGTGTTGACAATTATGGAATATCGATATTGTGTGTACATTCAGACGCTGATTCACCAAATAAGATCTTGGCCAATCAAAAGGTATCAAGAGCTCTTGAAAATTTGAAGAATTCTCAAGAGGAGTGTTGTGAAATAATTACACCGATTATTCCTGTTCGAATGACCGAAGCGTGGATGATAGCTGATAAAGATTTGTAA
- the tnpC gene encoding IS66 family transposase, translating into MSKPLDQLTKAELLALLEQREQQVADRERVIAEKERILAEKEAYEKQLLAMIEKFKRMSFAQKRERFEGNKDQMDLPFEPTQEQERQQQEEFSRKVEYIRRKRPTHTGRQPLPDHLPTEEIEIHPEGDLTGMECIGKEVTEELDYIPAQYIRRRYIRYKYAPKDKYSSAGVKIGLLPERAIPKGIPGYGLLTDILTRKYLEHMPLYRQAQRFKREKIPIAPTTLEGWVKQGLEKLEPLYDCLVADTKAMGYLMVDESTIRVLDGDKKGACHTGYYWVYHNPLEKTVLFDYRPTRGKEAPSAILENFKGYLQSDGYAVYEHYADNKEVTHLACWAHARRKYFEALVENKKLASEALGFIGKLYDVERKAKKLNLSAEDRKKLRLDEALPVINKMSEWIKKQLPKALPKSELRKALFYSANRWAELSNYLYDGELEIDNNPVEREIRSMVVGRKNYLFAGSHKAAQRAAMIYSFFGICKLHDVNPQQWLEHALRNIMTINHKNIRDLYPQNFNHTTRG; encoded by the coding sequence ATGTCAAAGCCACTCGATCAGTTGACCAAAGCCGAACTGCTTGCCCTTTTGGAGCAAAGGGAGCAACAGGTGGCCGACCGTGAGCGGGTGATAGCCGAGAAGGAACGTATCCTGGCCGAGAAAGAAGCTTATGAGAAGCAGCTGTTGGCGATGATCGAGAAGTTCAAGCGCATGTCCTTTGCCCAGAAGCGGGAGCGCTTCGAGGGGAACAAAGACCAGATGGACCTGCCCTTTGAGCCTACCCAAGAGCAGGAGCGGCAACAGCAGGAGGAGTTCTCCCGCAAGGTGGAATACATCCGCAGGAAACGCCCCACCCATACGGGCAGACAACCCTTGCCCGACCATCTCCCTACAGAAGAGATCGAGATCCATCCGGAAGGCGATCTTACCGGCATGGAGTGTATCGGCAAAGAAGTGACCGAAGAGTTGGACTATATCCCTGCCCAATATATCCGCAGAAGGTATATCCGTTACAAATATGCACCAAAAGACAAGTACAGCAGTGCCGGGGTAAAGATCGGCCTGTTACCGGAAAGGGCCATCCCGAAGGGCATCCCGGGTTACGGACTGCTCACCGACATCCTTACAAGGAAATACCTGGAACATATGCCGCTGTACCGGCAGGCGCAGCGGTTCAAACGGGAAAAGATCCCCATAGCGCCCACCACACTTGAGGGATGGGTGAAACAGGGCCTGGAAAAACTCGAGCCCCTGTACGATTGCCTGGTGGCCGACACCAAGGCCATGGGCTATCTTATGGTGGACGAGAGTACCATACGGGTATTGGACGGCGACAAGAAGGGCGCCTGCCATACAGGCTACTATTGGGTGTACCATAATCCCCTGGAAAAAACCGTACTGTTCGATTACCGGCCTACCCGGGGAAAGGAAGCCCCCAGTGCCATCCTGGAAAATTTTAAGGGCTACCTGCAAAGTGACGGGTATGCCGTATATGAACACTACGCCGACAATAAGGAGGTCACCCACCTGGCCTGCTGGGCGCATGCCAGGCGGAAGTACTTTGAGGCCTTGGTGGAGAACAAAAAGCTGGCTTCCGAAGCCCTGGGCTTTATCGGCAAGCTCTACGATGTGGAAAGAAAGGCCAAGAAGCTGAACCTATCTGCCGAAGACCGTAAAAAGCTCCGTTTGGATGAGGCATTGCCGGTGATCAACAAAATGTCCGAATGGATCAAGAAGCAGCTGCCCAAGGCCCTGCCCAAAAGCGAGCTGAGAAAAGCCCTGTTCTACTCGGCAAACAGATGGGCCGAGCTGTCCAACTACCTGTATGACGGGGAACTGGAGATCGACAACAACCCCGTAGAGCGAGAAATCAGATCCATGGTGGTCGGCCGGAAGAACTACCTGTTTGCCGGTTCCCATAAAGCGGCCCAAAGGGCGGCCATGATCTATTCCTTCTTTGGGATATGCAAGCTACATGACGTGAATCCCCAGCAGTGGCTCGAACATGCGCTGAGAAATATCATGACCATCAACCATAAAAACATCCGGGACTTATACCCACAAAACTTCAACCACACAACACGGGGTTAA